CCTTTATGCTATTTCAGGAAATATGAACTTCTTCTGGTTTACTATAATACTTTTTATTATTTACTATTTCTGCAGACCCTCCTATCCGGAACTGACAGGATTGACCGAAAAAGGTGAGCAGAAAAAACCTTTGAGGAATGAGATTCAGGAAATAAATAAAGCAAACGAAGCAGATGAAGAAAATACTTGAAAACAATGTTATCCGTTTACGAGCTCCTGAGCCCGAAGACCTGGATCATTTATACAGGTGGGAGAATGACACATCTCTATGGGAGTACGGCGCATCTATTGCTCCATACTCACGTTTTGCTTTGAAACAGTATCTTATTGACTCAAAACAAGATCTTTATGCAGATAAACAGTTACGTCTGATGATAGTTATAAAAGAGTCAAATGAGGTTGCTGGAACAATTGATCTGTATGACTTTGATCCCTTTCACAAGAGAGCAGGAGTTGGTATTCTTATAGACGAGAAGTTTCGTGAACAGGGATATGGATTGCAGGCATTACATATTCTTGAGGAGTACTCGTTTAATTTTCTGAAGATAAAACAGCTCTATGCCATTATTCCTGAGAATAACAGAGGCAGTATAAGACTTTTCAGCAAAGCGGGATATTCTGAGGCCGGGATACTGAAAGAGTGGCTTTCAAGCGGAAGCATATATGAGAATGCATTAATAATGCAAAGAATAAACGGTTCACTAATTTAAACAAAGATGCAGGAAGATATAAAAAAAGCAATTGAGGTTTTAAAGTCGGGAGGAATCATACTATATCCAACTGATACAATATGGGGTATAGGATGTGACGCTACCAACGAAGAGGCTGTTAAACATATCTATGATCTGAAGCAGCGTGACGACAGTAAATCTATGCTTGTACTGCTGGACAATCCTGCAAAATTGCAAACCTACGTTCAGGATGTGCCGGAAATTGCCTGGGATATGATAGATTTGACCGACAAGCCACTCACAATCATTTATGATGGAGCAAAAAATCTTGCAGCAAACCTTATAGCTCCTGATGGATCAATAGGGATAAGAATAACCGACGAACTGTTTTCAAGAGAGCTGTGCAAACAGTTCAGAAAACCTATCGTCTCCACATCAGCAAATATAAGCGGAGAGGTATCCCCTACTAAATTTTCAAAAATATCAGCTGAAATCAAGAATGGAGTTGACTATGTGGTAAACTATCGCAGAAAAGATAATAGTGAAGTTAAGCCATCCAGTATAATTAAGCTGGGTAGGAATGGGACAATTCAGGTTATTAGAAAATAACATTATTTATTATCTTTGCTATTGTGAGACTGTTTATGCCGATACAATTTAAAGAAATACATAATAAATTTCTCCTCTGGCGCGATGAGCATATAAAAGAGCGCCATTTTTTGCTGTTTGTATGTTTCATTGTTGGAATACTTACTGCATTTGCAGCATATCTGCTTAAGCTTAGCATAGAGTTTATACAGGTATTCCTAACGGAGAATTTCAGTCAGGTAAGCCACAACTACTCATACCTTCTGTTCCCGATAGTTGGAATTCTGATTGCAGGACTCTACGTGAGATATATAGTGAAAGACGATATCAGTCACGGCGTTACAAAAATCCTGTTTGCTATATCACAACGCAAGAGCAGAATAAAGCCACATAACATGCACTCATCACTTGTGGCAAGTTCCATAACTATTGGTTTAGGAGGATCAGTTGGAGCCGAGGCACCAATTGTGCTTACCGGTTCGGCCATCGGATCTAACATTGGAAGGTTTTTCAGACTGGAGCAGCACAGTTTGATGATTCTTGTTGGGTGTGGCGCTGCAGGAGCCATTGCAGGCATATTTAAAGCTCCTGTTGCAGGCATTCTTTTTGTGATAGAGGTGCTGCTTTTAGACCTTACCATGTCATCAATCATGCCTCTGCTTGTTACAGCAGTAACCGCAACCGTGGTATCATATATGCTAACAGGAATGGATGCCATGTTTGCCTTTACACTGCTTGAACAGTTTACTCTCGACCGCATTCCTTATGTTGTACTACTTGGTATACTGTGTGGACTAATATCACTCTATGTTATCCGCATGATGAGCTGGTGCGAGAATATATTCCATAAACTTTCGCCATGGAGGCGATTCCTGCTGGGAGGAGTTACATTAAGTCTATTAATATTCTTTTTCCCCCCACTTTTTGGTGAAGGGTATCATACAATAGAAACATTGCTTGAAGGAGGTGACTCATTTCATAGATTAACCAATGAGAGCTATTTCTACAACTGGAAAAGTCCATGGTCGGCAATCATATTCCTTGCGTTGGTAGTACTATTTAAAGTTTTTGCCACAAGTGCCACAAACGGTGGTGGAGGTACAGGCGGTGTATTTGCTCCTACGCTGTTCCTTGGCTGTATTGCAGGTTTCATATTCTCATATACATTAAATCATATTGGAGTTGCAACATACTTACCCCAGGAGAATTTTGCGCTTATGGGGATGTCGGGGCTAATGGCGGGGGTTATGCATGCACCGTTGACTGGAATGTTTCTTATAATTGAGCTCACCGGGGGATATGACCTTTTCCTGCCTCTAATGATTGTATCCCTTGTTTCCTACGGTACAATTCTTATTTTTGAGAAGCACAGTATATATGCTATAAGGCTTGCAAAAAGAGGGGAACTTATCACACATCATAAAGATAAAGCTGTACTCACATTCCTGAAGGTAGAGAACCTTCTTGAAAAGAATATACCAACTGTTACACCTGATATGACGCTGGGTGATATGGTTAAGGTTATTTCTAACTCAAATAGAAATATATTCCCTGTTGTTGACAAAGAAAACAAACTGCTGGGCTTGGTACTAATGAATGATATTCGCAATATAATGTTCAGGTCTGAGCTCTATGATCGGTTTATGGTGAATAAATTTATGGTTGGATCTCCCGCCATAATAAATATCAGCAACAGTATGGAGGAGGTGATGGATCAGTTTGAAAAGACAAAAGCTTGGAACTTGCCTGTTGTTGATGACAAAGGGGTGTATCAGGGATTGCTTTCGCAATCATCAGTTTTCAACTCATACCGCGAGGTGTTAGTGGAAAATTATTCTGAAGGTGATGAATAGTAATTAAGGTGAAATGTAAGTTAGTAAGATGAAAAAAGAAGATTTAAGGATAGTTTTCATGGGTACACCGGAATTTGCGGTTGAATCACTGAAAACATTGGTTGAGAATGGTTATAATGTAGTGGGTGTGATTACAATGCCCGACAAGCCGGCAGGTAGAGGTTATAAATTACAACCATCACCTGTGAAGCAGTATGCATTGGAAAAAGGTCTGCATCTGTTACAGCCTGAGAAGCTTAAGGATGAAGAGTTTTTGAGTGAGCTTAGAAAATTAAAAGCTGATGTTCAGGTTGTGGTGGCTTTCAGGATGCTTCCTGAAGTTGTGTGGAGTATGCCTGAGAAAGGAACATTTAATCTTCACTCCTCTTTACTCCCTCAATACAGGGGTGCAGCACCCATCAACTGGGCAATAATAAATGGAGAAAAGGAGACAGGAGTAACCACATTTTTCCTATCCCATGAAATTGATACAGGAGAGATAATATTCCGTGAGAAAACAGAGATAAGTGAGTCCGATAACGCAGAAACGTTGCATGACAGACTGATGGTTATGGGTGCATCACTTGTGAAAAAGACGATTGATGCAATTCTTGAAGATAATGCTAAGGCAATTCCTCAGGAAGAGCTTGTCGGCAGTGAAACAGTACTTAAACCGGCTCCAAAGATATTTACTGAGACCTGCAAAATAGACTGGAACAGGAAAAGTGCTGAAATATTTAATTTCATAAGGGGCTTGTCGCCCTATCCTGCTGCTTGGACCGAGTTACAGCGCCATGATTCAGATGAAACTCTTCGTATAAAGCTGTTTGCAAGCGAAAAGATTGCACTCACAGAAGATTATAGGATTAATTCATTAACTCCCGGAACAATTATAACCGATAATAAAACCTATATTGATGTAGCAACAGGTGACGGACTGCTCCGGATAACAGATCTGCAGCTTTCAGGAAAGAAGCGAATGAAAAGTGTGGATTTCCTGAATGGATATAAGCTGGATAATAAAGACAGTTTCCAATAGTCTGAACAAAAAAGATCCCTTATAAAATTAAATAAGGGATCTTTTTTTATAAACAGTTGTAGTATAATTACCACTTATAGTTAAGTCCAAAACTAAGTGTTTGGTTGTATTGCAGATATTTTAAATCGGGATGTGGCGGAACACCATCATCAAACCTCACATTTAAATAAATTCTTGTAGAGAATGCATTACTCAAAGCCATATTCAAACTGTTCTCAAATTCCGCCTCAACCTTATCGTAGCTTGTAAAGTATGTCAGACGCGAATCCCAGGTAATATATCTAGTTATATCATATTTGAGTATTGATGTTACCGTGGTACCCATATCTAGATTGTATTTTTTATTTTCTGGTATACCAAAGCGTACAACATCTACCGAATCATTTGATACATATTTAAAATTAAGTGAAATAGGAGCTAATGCCAGATCCCAGCGAACACGACGACCACGTACCTTTTCTGATTTTTTGTCAAGGTTAAATTTCAAACCGACACCAGCATTTACATATAGAGGAGACAATAACGCTGAACGCAGTTGATTTGAATTTGTAGGATATGAATTAAACAATTGCGATTTAGCCTCCATATTCATTGAGTAGGACCATCCTTTTGCAAAAGCATCAAGTCCAAAATCACCATAATAGCGAATAAGGTCATTACCAATTCTATACTCTCTCAGAGAGTCATCAGGAGCATTAAATACTGACAGTCTCCATTCAAGTGTATTGTTGAACCTAACCTTATCTTTTTTATAGTTAGCCCTTAACACATGATAGCTATTGAAGTTAAGGTTATTTGTACCACCCTTGTGCCAGTTATCAGAGAAATAGTTCTGTGCGAATTGAAAAGAGTGCTCGCCGGAACGAACCCAGTATTTTCTATTTATTGTAGTTAATTCCACTCCAGGAGCCTCCAGAGAGTATGCTGTTTCAGATCTCAGAAGTTCGCGGAACGGATTAAAAGTCTCTCTTACAATCTCATCATCAGTTGCCACTTGCGGAAGAGATTCAAAATTTAAAATCGAATACTTAACTCTGTCTGGATGGTCGGTGTAATAGTTACGTCTTATCTTTTGAATAAAATCGGATCTCTCCAGCCTTGGTTCAAAAGTTTTATCTTTGTCAATGAGTTTTCCCGGTTCATAATCTTTATCAGGATTATAGAAAGATATATCACGTGGTAACATCCTGCCATTAAAAATCATTGGAAGGAACAACGGGTTATAAAAAAGAGTATCTCTGAAAGTTAAACCTCTCAATGCATCAGGATTATAATAGTTTTCCGGTAACTGCAGAATACCTCTCTCATTCCTGACGTAGATTGAGTCGAGAGGATTTCTGGAAACAGGCAGTACAGGCTGAATCACTTGAGCAGGTATAACATAATCTGTAACTCGTTCCTTTGGTAAAATTGTGTCATTAACAATAATCTCACCATGGGTGGTACGATTTTGAATTAAACGGCTGATATCGGTAATATCTTCAAATAAATCCAGACTATCATTTACCTGAGATAGATCAGCTGCTGTGACAGACAATGAAAAAACAGATATAATCAGAGATAAAAACAGTTGTTTCATAATTGGGAAAATTTGGTTAAGACTTGCGTCGGCTCTCAGAGCCCCATCTAATTACAAAGATATATAAAAAATATATATTTAAGGAGTGAAGAGTACAATGTGATATATAATTCACCAAAAAAATGATATATTTGTATAAAATAATTAGATAAACTAATTCATTAAAGTTATGAAGAAAATATCCTACCTTTTATTAATTGTTATAAGTGCAATCACACTCACGAGCTGTTCAGGCTATAACAGAATGGTTGAAAAGCAGGAAGCAGTGACTGCACAATGGGGTAATGTTCAAAATGCATATCAGCGAAGGGCTGATCTTATTCCTAATCTGGTGAACACTGTGAAAGGTTATGCAGAGCATGAGCAGGAAACATTCACTCAGGTGACAGAGGCAAGGGCAAAAGCAACTCAGACAACTATAAATCCTGAAAATCTGACAGCAGAAAGTCTGCAGGAGTATCAGCAGGCACAAAACGAACTGAGCCAGGCATTGGGAAGGTTATTGCTAATTCAGGAAAACTATCCTGAACTGAAAGCAAACCAGAATTTTCTTGCACTTCAGGATGAACTTGCCGGAACTGAAAACAGAATATCGGTAGAACGCAACAGGTTTAATCAACTTGCGCAGGACTATAATTCATATATCAGAAAATTCCCTCAGGTTATATATGCCAAGTGGTTTAAGTTTGACTCCAAAGCATATTTTGAGGCACAACCTGATGCACAGACAGCTCCGCAAGTACAATTTTAGAGTATGCTAAAGAAAGAAGAGTTAGATAAGATTTCTGAATCGATAAGATTAGCAGAAAGCGACACCTCTGCCGAGATACGTGTTTACATTGCCAGGCATTGTAAGGGATCTCCTCTGGAGACTGCACATAAAGTATTTCATCAGCTTAAAATGGATGCAACTGAGTTGAGAAATGGTGTTCTTATCTACCTTTCACCATCAGATCACAAAGCTGCTATTTATGCAGATGAAGGCATTAATGCTATGATTGATGATTCTGATTTCTGGCAGGAAACTCTCGACTTGATGCTTTCCTATTTTAAAAAGGAGCTTATTACGGAAGGTGTCTGTAAAGGCGTTGGCAAGGTAGGAGAAGTTTTAAGATCATGTTTCCCGTTATTGGAGAACGACATAAACGAACTTGACAATGAGGTTATTATTGAAGAATAAATTTCTTCTTATTTTTACACTTTTACTACTCTCTATTGAGGTTACGGCCCAGGACATTCCGGACCCTATGGTTCCCTACCGTTTGGTGAATGACTTCGCCAATATATTCTCAGGTGCTGAATCGCAGGCGCTGGAGCAGAAGCTGCTTGCCTATAATGATTCTACTTCCACACAAATATATGTAATTACTGTGTCTGATCTTGGTGGTTATGCTGCCTCAGACTTCTCATTCCGACTAGGTGAAAAATGGGAAATAGGACAGAAAAGCAAAGATAATGGAGCAGTAATTCTAATTAAACCCAAAATAGGAAATAGCAGAGGTCAGGCCTTTATTGCAACCGGCTATGGTCTGGAAGCCAGAATTAATGATGCCTATGCAGGCAGGATTGTAAGGGACGTTATGATCCCCTACTTTATCGTAGATGACTATTTTGGTGGTGTAAATGCTGCTGTTGATGTGATGATTGAAAGACTTTCGGGTGAATATGTTGCGGAAGAGAGCGAAGCAGAAGAATTTCCCTGGGTTGCAGTTATTATAATTATTGCCGGAATAATTGTGATACTTGTTATCATAACCGGTGGAGGTGATCAGAATATTGGTGGCGGTGGTCACCACACGACAAACTTTCCTCCTATCTTTTTTCCTCCAATGTCAGGACGTCGCCGTGGTGGATTTGGCGATGGATTTGGCGGATTCGGAGGCGGAGGTTTTGGAGGAGGCTTCGGTGGCGGAGGAGGAGGTCGTTTTGGCGGTGGAGGAGCAGGTGGAAGCTGGTAAAATGAAAAGCAAACTTATAACGATCCTTGGACCAACTGCCAGTGGTAAAACTGCTTTTGCCGTGCAGCTTGCGTATAGGCTTAATGGTGAGATAATCAGTGCCGACTCTCGTCAGATCTACAGAAAAATGGATATTGGTACAGGTAAGGATCTATCGGAATACATTATCAATGATGTTACAATACCCTATCATCTTATAGATATACGTGAACCAGGCGATAAATATACACTATTCGATTATCAGCACGATTTCCATAAAGTGTACGAAGATATATTGTCAAGGGGCAAAACACCTATTCTATGCGGTGGAACCGGACTATACATCGAATCAGTTCTAAAAGGATATAACCTTCCTGATGTACCTGCAAATCCTGAGCTTAGAGAGTCGCTTCAACATCGGTCGCTTGAAGAACTGACCGAGATTCTTAAAAGTTATCGTTCTCTGCATAATACCACAGATACAGATACAAAAAAGCGTGCAATACGTGCTATTGAGATTGCTGATTTTCAATCGAAACAGGATCTCTCCAAACTTGAGTTCCCACCACTTGAAAGTATAATTCTAGGATTGAATATTGAGAGAGAACTTCGTAGGGAAAAGATTTCAAAAAGATTAAAGGCGAGATTAGAGGAGGGAATGATTAAAGAGGTGGAGGGTATTCTTAATTCTGGAGTCTCTGCAGAAGATCTGATATATTATGGACTAGAATATAAATTTGTTACACTATATGTAACAGGTGAGATAAGCTATGATGAGATGTATAGAGGTCTTGAGATTGCAATTCACCAGTTTGCGAAACGGCAGATGACCTGGTTTAGAGGAATGGAACGAAGAGGATTCACAATAAACTGGATAGATGTAACTCTCCCAATTGAGAAAAAGCTTGAAGAATCCCTAAAATTGATTGAGTATATTCCAACTCAACAAGAAAAATAAAATGCAATATTTTTTTTGAATTAAGATATATATTTGTTGTTTATCAATAAATATATATTATTTTTGTGTCATATTACTTTAGTTCTCTAAGATAATGGTAAAATGATAAAAAAGAATAATCATGAAAAAGAAATCAACTTTTTTCCTTCAGGCTGTAATTGTAATTATCGCTCTCCTTTCAATAACTGCTCTGATATGGTTTCCTTTAGTTGAAGGGCGGGCAGAAAATTTAGACCTGCTTCATGTTTATATTGATCCACTCATTTTGTATGTTTATGCATCATCAATAATTTACTTTGTTGCATTATACAAAGCCTTCAAACTACTTGGTTATATAGGAGAAAACAGTATATTCTCTATAAATGCGGTAAAGGCTTTAAGAAGTATAAAATATTGTGCAATAGCAATAAGTATACTGATTGTTGGTGGTGGACTATATATAAAAATATTTCATCCTGAAGAGGATGACCCTGCAGGCTTTATAGTACTATGCTTTGTGGCCGCAATTGTTTCTGTAGTCGTGGCAACTGCAGCTGCAATATTTGAGAAACTTCTACAAAATGCTATCGATATAAAATCTGAAAATGAATTAACTATCTAAGCTATGCCAATAATTGTAAACTTAGACGTGATGATGGCAAAGAGAAAAATCTCTCTTAATGAACTATCTGAAAGAGTTGGTTTAACGTTATCCAACCTTTCTATACTGAAGACAGGAAAGGCTAAAGCAATTCGTTTTAGTACACTGGAAGCAATCTGCAAAGCTTTGGAGTGTCAGCCGGGTGATATCCTGGAATATACAAATGATTAAAATATCAATCACTCAATTTTTAATGTTCTGTGAAATTTGAATACATTTTTTGTATTTTTGTGATCGGTCCATTCCCTAAACTACATAAACCGATTATAAATGATAAAAGGAAAATTCCCAAACGATAAGTTCGAACAACTTGAAACTCCGTTCTACTATTATGATATGGAGTTGCTTCGCAAAACATTGATAGCAATAACAAAAGAAACTGAAAATAAACCATTTCATGTACACTATGCATTAAAAGCAAATTTTAATCCAATAATACTGAAGGAGATTGCATCATTTGGATTTGGAGCCGACTGCGTAAGTGGAAATGAAATACTCAGAGCAATAGAGTGTGGATTTGATCCTTCAAAAATTGCTTTTGCAGGAGTTGGAAAAACAGATAAAGAGATAAATATTGGTCTGGACAACAACATCTTCTGTTTTAACGTAGAGTCAATTCCTGAAATTGAAGTAATAAACAAACTTGCAGAAAAAAAGGGAAAGATTGCATCCGTGGCTTTGAGAATAAATCCTAATGTAGATGCCAGAACACATAAATATATTACCACAGGACTTTACGAGAATAAGTTTGGCATTAATGAGCAGGATCTTCCCAATACCATCCAGACTGTAAAATCATCACCAAATATTAAACTTATAGGAATACATTTTCATATAGGTTCACAAATCACTGATCTCACATCATTTGAGGATTTATGTGTTAAGGTAAAAAGTATTCGTAACTGGTTTAAACAGGAAGGAATTGACCTGCCTGTTTTGAATGTTGGTGGAGGACTGGGTATAAATTACCAGCACCCTAATCATTTTCCAATGGCTGACTTTGAATCATATTTCAGACTTTTTGAAAAATATCTTGATTTGTGGGAAAATCAGACCCTGCATTTTGAGTTGGGAAGGTCGGTAGTTGCCCCCTGCGGATCGCTGATTAGTCGCGCTGTCTTCATTAAAGAGGGAATAAAAAAGAATTTTCTTATCATTGATGCAGGTATGACTGACCTGATCCGACCGGCTCTCTACCAAGCTTTTCACCATATAGAAAATATCAGTTCAGATGAAGAATACACCCCGTATGATGTTGTAGGACCAATTTGTGAGTCAAGTGATATGTTTGCCGAACAAATTATGCTAAACCGTTCTAAAAGAGGTGATCTGATTGCAATAAGATCTGCGGGTGCTTATGGAGAAACAATGGTATCCAGGTATAATTGCAGGGATCTGCCGGCTTCATATTTTTCAGACACATTATAATCTTATCTGTTCATATTTGCTTAGAAAATTGATATAAAATGGAATTTATTTTTTCTTATATTGCCCAATTCTCTATATACGAATGGATTATGGGGGCTTTTCTTCTTTTTTTCTTTTTAACACTTTTGTGTTATAATCTCACTGTATATAGAAAGCCGTACAAATATGAGATGAAAAGAGAAGAGATATCTGTTGATGACAGCAATCTGCCCGGAATTTCAGTAATAATAAGTTCGAAAAACGATTCAGTACAGTTAGAGAAGAATCTTCCATTTATATTAGAGCAGGATTATCCCAACTTTGAAGTGATAGTTGTTAATTGTGGGTCAACAGATGAAACAGATACTGTTTTAAAGGCTGCTTCACTTAAATATCCTCGGCTTTATCACACATTCATACCTCCTGAAGCTGATGAGATTAATGAAAAGAAACTGGCATTGACTGTGGGTATAAAAGCTGCAAAGTATGATTATCTTCTTTTTACTGAATCATACTGCAGACCTTGTTCTTCGGAATGGATAAGGGAGTTTGGCAAGCAATTTACACGAGGTAAGGATATTATACTTGGTTATAGCAATCTGCTTTTACCTAAGAAAATTATGCGGGGCAGCTTTATAAGGTATGACAATCTGATTCACCAGATTAAATTTTTATCAAGGGCCATTTCACGCAAACCATTTATGGGAACAGGAAGAAACATGGCATATAAAAAAGAGCTGTTTTTCTCCAACAAAGGCTTTTCATCTATTTTGGGAATTGATGGTGGAGAGGATGATCTCTTTATAAACCGTATAGCAAATAAAAGAAATACAGATGTTGTAGTTTCCACTAAGAGTATAACCGAGACAGACAGCGTGGAGAACTTCTCAACCTGGAGATCATTTAAATCAAAGCATCTCTATACAAAACAGCTTTACAAGGGGTTTTCTCACCTGTTTTTTGGGTTTGAAAATTTCTCAAAATACTCATTTGCCCTTTTATTTATATCATCAATATTATTGTCTGTCTATACTACTAACTATATTTTGCTTGGTTCGGCTATTCTGCTTTTTTTACTACTCCTCTTTATCAGAATATCTGTAATCAATAAAAACAGTAAGCAATTTGGTTCAGGCAAATTTAACATCCGGCTGCTTATATTTGACCTACTGCAACCAATAAGTAATCAACGTTTTACAAAATATGCCAATAGTCGAAATCGCGCCATTTTGTCAGTAAAGAAGTGGTATAAATAGTTACTTTTAAGGTTAAAACGGGTTAATCCGATTTTTATTCAGTTAAAAGTGTTAAAAGCTAGTCCTGTAAAAATAAAATTGTATATTATTTGCGTTATATTTGGTGTAATAGAGTTATAAGTATTAATTAACTAGGATATGAATACAAATAAAACAAAAAATGTACTTTTCATTGTACTGATAGCAGTTGTAAGTTCTGTAGTTACTTTACTTGGATATAATGTAATAAACAGAAATAGTGTTGCTAACACTTCAGGCAATACAGTAACTTCTGAAGAGATTGGAGCTTACTCAGCAACTTTTGATCAGAACAAAAATGTTGTCCTTACCAATCTTACAACTTCAGATGGATACCCTGATTTTACAGAAGCAGCAAAAAGATCAGTTGACGGTGTTGTACACGTAAAAACCAAGACTGTTAGTCAGCAGCAATACATCAATCCATTCGATTTTTTCTTTGGATTTGGTGATCGCATGCCCTCTCAGCCTCGCGAAAGAGTTGGTTTTGGTTCAGGTGTTATCATCTCAAGTGATGGATATATAATCACAAATAACCACGTAGTAGAAAACGCAAATGAGGTTTCTGTATCACTTAATGATAACAGAGAGTTCATAGCTAAGGTTATTGGAACGGATCCACAGAGCGACATCGCTCTTATTAAGATAGAAGGCGATGATTTCCCATACCTGACGTTTGGAAATTCAGACGAGCTACAGGTTGGAGAATGGGTACTTGCAGTAGGGAACCCATTTAATCTTACATCAACAGTAACAGCCGGTATAGTAAGTGCCAAAAACAGAAGCAATGTGATGAATGGAGGTATTCAGTCGTTCATCCAGGTTGACGCTGCTGTAAACCCCGGGAACAGTGGTGGAGCACTAGTAAATACAAGAGGAGAATTAGTTGGTATAAACACTGCTATATTCTCTCAGACAGGTAATTTCACCGGATATGCTTTTGCAGTACCAATTTCAATTGCAGGCAAGGTTGCTGCAGACTTAAAGGAATATGGAGCAGTACAACGTGCATACCTCGGAATTCAGGTACCTAACATTGAGAATATCAGACGTGATGATCCTGAAAGGGCTAGAGAATTATCACAAATATCAGGAGTTTTAGTTGAAGATTTCTCTGACAGAAGTGCAGCTAAAGCTGCTGGAATAGAGAAAGGAGATATAATTACTGAAATAAACAATGTACCTATCCGTAATTTTGGAGAACTGCAGAATCAGCTGAACAGATACAGACCAGGTGACAAAATAACTGTTACAGCAAAAAGAAATAACAGGGAACATAAGTTCAACATTGAACTCAAGAATGATGAAGGCAATACTGAAATTACACGCAGTACAGATGCCCTGAGTCAGCTTGGAGCAACATTCAGTCAAATTTCCAGCGAAAGAAAAGCAAAACTTGGAATCTCAAGTGGTATTGAAGTTGCAACTGTTGAACCCAGCGGTTTATTCAGAAAAGAGGGTATTAACAAAGGATTTATCATTATGAGGATAAACAATACTCCTGTAAACACGGAAAATGATATAAAATCTATAGTTGCTTCTACTCAAAACAGACAGGATAAAGTACTATTGATCGCAGGCTTTTATCCCAATGGTAGAACACAATACATTGCTATCGATCTGTCCGGACAATAAATCATTAAGTTAAGCAAAGTTAATTCAGGCTTTTTAAGTAACAAAATCAGATCTATAAATGTTTCTATGCAAAGGAAATCGGGATTGATTCGGCTTCC
This portion of the Lascolabacillus massiliensis genome encodes:
- a CDS encoding GNAT family N-acetyltransferase, with amino-acid sequence MKKILENNVIRLRAPEPEDLDHLYRWENDTSLWEYGASIAPYSRFALKQYLIDSKQDLYADKQLRLMIVIKESNEVAGTIDLYDFDPFHKRAGVGILIDEKFREQGYGLQALHILEEYSFNFLKIKQLYAIIPENNRGSIRLFSKAGYSEAGILKEWLSSGSIYENALIMQRINGSLI
- a CDS encoding L-threonylcarbamoyladenylate synthase, encoding MQEDIKKAIEVLKSGGIILYPTDTIWGIGCDATNEEAVKHIYDLKQRDDSKSMLVLLDNPAKLQTYVQDVPEIAWDMIDLTDKPLTIIYDGAKNLAANLIAPDGSIGIRITDELFSRELCKQFRKPIVSTSANISGEVSPTKFSKISAEIKNGVDYVVNYRRKDNSEVKPSSIIKLGRNGTIQVIRK
- a CDS encoding chloride channel protein — translated: MPIQFKEIHNKFLLWRDEHIKERHFLLFVCFIVGILTAFAAYLLKLSIEFIQVFLTENFSQVSHNYSYLLFPIVGILIAGLYVRYIVKDDISHGVTKILFAISQRKSRIKPHNMHSSLVASSITIGLGGSVGAEAPIVLTGSAIGSNIGRFFRLEQHSLMILVGCGAAGAIAGIFKAPVAGILFVIEVLLLDLTMSSIMPLLVTAVTATVVSYMLTGMDAMFAFTLLEQFTLDRIPYVVLLGILCGLISLYVIRMMSWCENIFHKLSPWRRFLLGGVTLSLLIFFFPPLFGEGYHTIETLLEGGDSFHRLTNESYFYNWKSPWSAIIFLALVVLFKVFATSATNGGGGTGGVFAPTLFLGCIAGFIFSYTLNHIGVATYLPQENFALMGMSGLMAGVMHAPLTGMFLIIELTGGYDLFLPLMIVSLVSYGTILIFEKHSIYAIRLAKRGELITHHKDKAVLTFLKVENLLEKNIPTVTPDMTLGDMVKVISNSNRNIFPVVDKENKLLGLVLMNDIRNIMFRSELYDRFMVNKFMVGSPAIINISNSMEEVMDQFEKTKAWNLPVVDDKGVYQGLLSQSSVFNSYREVLVENYSEGDE
- the fmt gene encoding methionyl-tRNA formyltransferase, giving the protein MKKEDLRIVFMGTPEFAVESLKTLVENGYNVVGVITMPDKPAGRGYKLQPSPVKQYALEKGLHLLQPEKLKDEEFLSELRKLKADVQVVVAFRMLPEVVWSMPEKGTFNLHSSLLPQYRGAAPINWAIINGEKETGVTTFFLSHEIDTGEIIFREKTEISESDNAETLHDRLMVMGASLVKKTIDAILEDNAKAIPQEELVGSETVLKPAPKIFTETCKIDWNRKSAEIFNFIRGLSPYPAAWTELQRHDSDETLRIKLFASEKIALTEDYRINSLTPGTIITDNKTYIDVATGDGLLRITDLQLSGKKRMKSVDFLNGYKLDNKDSFQ
- a CDS encoding DUF3078 domain-containing protein → MKQLFLSLIISVFSLSVTAADLSQVNDSLDLFEDITDISRLIQNRTTHGEIIVNDTILPKERVTDYVIPAQVIQPVLPVSRNPLDSIYVRNERGILQLPENYYNPDALRGLTFRDTLFYNPLFLPMIFNGRMLPRDISFYNPDKDYEPGKLIDKDKTFEPRLERSDFIQKIRRNYYTDHPDRVKYSILNFESLPQVATDDEIVRETFNPFRELLRSETAYSLEAPGVELTTINRKYWVRSGEHSFQFAQNYFSDNWHKGGTNNLNFNSYHVLRANYKKDKVRFNNTLEWRLSVFNAPDDSLREYRIGNDLIRYYGDFGLDAFAKGWSYSMNMEAKSQLFNSYPTNSNQLRSALLSPLYVNAGVGLKFNLDKKSEKVRGRRVRWDLALAPISLNFKYVSNDSVDVVRFGIPENKKYNLDMGTTVTSILKYDITRYITWDSRLTYFTSYDKVEAEFENSLNMALSNAFSTRIYLNVRFDDGVPPHPDLKYLQYNQTLSFGLNYKW
- a CDS encoding LemA family protein — encoded protein: MKKISYLLLIVISAITLTSCSGYNRMVEKQEAVTAQWGNVQNAYQRRADLIPNLVNTVKGYAEHEQETFTQVTEARAKATQTTINPENLTAESLQEYQQAQNELSQALGRLLLIQENYPELKANQNFLALQDELAGTENRISVERNRFNQLAQDYNSYIRKFPQVIYAKWFKFDSKAYFEAQPDAQTAPQVQF
- a CDS encoding TPM domain-containing protein, with amino-acid sequence MLKKEELDKISESIRLAESDTSAEIRVYIARHCKGSPLETAHKVFHQLKMDATELRNGVLIYLSPSDHKAAIYADEGINAMIDDSDFWQETLDLMLSYFKKELITEGVCKGVGKVGEVLRSCFPLLENDINELDNEVIIEE